From Callospermophilus lateralis isolate mCalLat2 chromosome 5, mCalLat2.hap1, whole genome shotgun sequence, a single genomic window includes:
- the LOC143399542 gene encoding uncharacterized protein LOC143399542 isoform X1, translated as MSETPGMVSFEDVSVDFTWEEWQDLDDAQRTLYRDVMLETYSSLVFLGLFITRPEVIFKLEQGTEPWLVKEALDRCLPDVQIVDDVVENSQENHGRHLWQVVVNSSTSAMERLELGKAFHLSSKCISNLIVNNGNSSVMRPQELDVYQLMPFLGGPVVRCAAEKPGAYKVPGKALTHSELLSQSHKGQAGQQHLEGGGQGSALSTERGSMAGTCTHSECGNSCVSPQAGRKPFTCGLCGKTYSRASALADHQKKHTGEKPYKCSRCEKSFFVRSVLRDHQRTHTGERPYTCSSCDKSFCHRSALITHQRIHTGERPYECCECGKAFRRKSALIIHRRIHTGEKPYECEVCKKAFCQKSVLSLHQRTHTEEKPHECDQCGKAFCRKSALTIHQRIHTGEKPYECAQCKKTFCQKAGLTLHQRTHTEGKPHECDQCGKTFFLKSGLIMHHRTHTGEKPFKCSECGKAFSQKTHLRRHQSMHTGEKPHTCAQCGKAYFHKLDLTKHLRIHTGEKPHVCAQCGKAFRMKSYLHVHQRTHTGERPYECSRCGKAFRRKSHLSSHQKTHLGAAQHGGDWLCVLQRAPSVL; from the exons GGGATGGTGTCCTTTGAGGATGTGTCTGTGGACTTCACCTGGGAGGAGTGGCAGGACCTGGACGATGCTCAGAGGACCCTCTACAGGGACGTGATGCTGGAGACCTATAGCAGCCTGGTGTTCTTGG GGCTTTTCATTACCAGACCTGAAGTTATTTTCAAGTTGGAGCAAGGAACAGAGCCATGGCTGGTTAAAGAAGCCCTGGACCGGTGCCTTCCAG ATGTGCAGATAGTTGATGATGTGGTTGAGAACAGCCAAGAAAATCACGGTAGACACTTGTGGCAAGTTGTTGTCAACAGCAGCACTTCAGCTATGGAGAGACTTGAATTAGGAAAGGCATTTCATTTGAGCTCAAAATGTATTTCAAATCTGATAGTAAATAATGGAAACTCTTCAGTAATGAGACCTCAAGAGTTGGATGTGTACCAACTCATGCCTTTCCTTGGAGGGCCTGTTGTGAGATGTGCAGCAGAGAAGCCTGGTGCCTACAAGGTGCCCGGGAAGGCCCTCACACACAGTGAACTCCTCAGTCAGAGCCACAAGGGCCAGGCTGGGCAGCAGCATCTGGAAGGTGGGGGACAAGGGAGTGCCCTCAGCACAGAGAGGGGCAGCATGGCAGGGACCTGTACGCACAGTGAGTGTGGGAATagctgtgtgtctccccaggcagGGAGGAAACCCTTCACATGTGGTCTGTGTGGCAAGACTTACTCTAGAGCATCTGCCCTTGCTGACCATCAGAAAAAGCAcacaggagagaagccctacaagtgCAGCAGATGTGAGAAGTCCTTCTTTGTTAGATCTGTTCTTAGAGACCACCAGAGAACACACACTGGGGAGAGGCCCTACACATGCAGCAGCTGTGACAAGTCCTTCTGCCATCGGTCAGCCCTCATTACGCACCAGAGGATCCACACTGGGGAGAGGCCCTACGAATGCTGTGAATGTGGGAAGGCCTTCCGCAGGAAGTCGGCGCTCATCATCCATCGCAGGATTCAcacaggagagaagccctatgagtgTGAGGTGTGCAAGAAAGCCTTCTGTCAGAAGTCAGTCCTCAGCTTACATCAAAGGACTCACACAGAAGAAAAGCCCCACGAGTGTGACCAGTGTGGAAAAGCCTTCTGCCGGAAGTCGGCCCTTACCATCCATCAGAGGATTCAcacaggagagaagccctacGAGTGTGCACAGTGCAAGAAGACCTTCTGTCAGAAGGCAGGCCTCACTCTGCACCAGAGGACTCACACAGAAGGAAAGCCCCATGAGTGTGACCAGTGTGGAAAGACGTTTTTCCTGAAGTCAGGTCTCATCATGCATCACAGGACTCACACGGGGGAGAAGCCCTTCAAATGCAGTGAGTGTGGAAAGGCCTTTTCCCAGAAGACCCACCTCCGGAGGCACCAGAGCATGCATACCGGGGAGAAGCCCCACACATGTGCCCAGTGTGGGAAAGCCTACTTTCATAAGTTGGATCTCACCAAACACCTGCGGATTCACACTGGCGAGAAGCCCCACGTGTGTGCTCAGTGTGGGAAAGCTTTTCGAATGAAGTCCTACCTCCATGTGCATCAGAGAACACACACTGGGGAGAGGCCGTACGAGTGCAGCAGGTGTGGGAAAGCCTTTCGCCGCAAGTCGCATCTCAGCAGTCATCAGAAGACTCACCTGGGAGCTGCTCAGCATGGTGGAGactggctgtgtgtgctgcagagaGCCCCGTCTGTTCTCTAG
- the LOC143399542 gene encoding uncharacterized protein LOC143399542 isoform X2: MVSFEDVSVDFTWEEWQDLDDAQRTLYRDVMLETYSSLVFLGLFITRPEVIFKLEQGTEPWLVKEALDRCLPDVQIVDDVVENSQENHGRHLWQVVVNSSTSAMERLELGKAFHLSSKCISNLIVNNGNSSVMRPQELDVYQLMPFLGGPVVRCAAEKPGAYKVPGKALTHSELLSQSHKGQAGQQHLEGGGQGSALSTERGSMAGTCTHSECGNSCVSPQAGRKPFTCGLCGKTYSRASALADHQKKHTGEKPYKCSRCEKSFFVRSVLRDHQRTHTGERPYTCSSCDKSFCHRSALITHQRIHTGERPYECCECGKAFRRKSALIIHRRIHTGEKPYECEVCKKAFCQKSVLSLHQRTHTEEKPHECDQCGKAFCRKSALTIHQRIHTGEKPYECAQCKKTFCQKAGLTLHQRTHTEGKPHECDQCGKTFFLKSGLIMHHRTHTGEKPFKCSECGKAFSQKTHLRRHQSMHTGEKPHTCAQCGKAYFHKLDLTKHLRIHTGEKPHVCAQCGKAFRMKSYLHVHQRTHTGERPYECSRCGKAFRRKSHLSSHQKTHLGAAQHGGDWLCVLQRAPSVL; this comes from the exons ATGGTGTCCTTTGAGGATGTGTCTGTGGACTTCACCTGGGAGGAGTGGCAGGACCTGGACGATGCTCAGAGGACCCTCTACAGGGACGTGATGCTGGAGACCTATAGCAGCCTGGTGTTCTTGG GGCTTTTCATTACCAGACCTGAAGTTATTTTCAAGTTGGAGCAAGGAACAGAGCCATGGCTGGTTAAAGAAGCCCTGGACCGGTGCCTTCCAG ATGTGCAGATAGTTGATGATGTGGTTGAGAACAGCCAAGAAAATCACGGTAGACACTTGTGGCAAGTTGTTGTCAACAGCAGCACTTCAGCTATGGAGAGACTTGAATTAGGAAAGGCATTTCATTTGAGCTCAAAATGTATTTCAAATCTGATAGTAAATAATGGAAACTCTTCAGTAATGAGACCTCAAGAGTTGGATGTGTACCAACTCATGCCTTTCCTTGGAGGGCCTGTTGTGAGATGTGCAGCAGAGAAGCCTGGTGCCTACAAGGTGCCCGGGAAGGCCCTCACACACAGTGAACTCCTCAGTCAGAGCCACAAGGGCCAGGCTGGGCAGCAGCATCTGGAAGGTGGGGGACAAGGGAGTGCCCTCAGCACAGAGAGGGGCAGCATGGCAGGGACCTGTACGCACAGTGAGTGTGGGAATagctgtgtgtctccccaggcagGGAGGAAACCCTTCACATGTGGTCTGTGTGGCAAGACTTACTCTAGAGCATCTGCCCTTGCTGACCATCAGAAAAAGCAcacaggagagaagccctacaagtgCAGCAGATGTGAGAAGTCCTTCTTTGTTAGATCTGTTCTTAGAGACCACCAGAGAACACACACTGGGGAGAGGCCCTACACATGCAGCAGCTGTGACAAGTCCTTCTGCCATCGGTCAGCCCTCATTACGCACCAGAGGATCCACACTGGGGAGAGGCCCTACGAATGCTGTGAATGTGGGAAGGCCTTCCGCAGGAAGTCGGCGCTCATCATCCATCGCAGGATTCAcacaggagagaagccctatgagtgTGAGGTGTGCAAGAAAGCCTTCTGTCAGAAGTCAGTCCTCAGCTTACATCAAAGGACTCACACAGAAGAAAAGCCCCACGAGTGTGACCAGTGTGGAAAAGCCTTCTGCCGGAAGTCGGCCCTTACCATCCATCAGAGGATTCAcacaggagagaagccctacGAGTGTGCACAGTGCAAGAAGACCTTCTGTCAGAAGGCAGGCCTCACTCTGCACCAGAGGACTCACACAGAAGGAAAGCCCCATGAGTGTGACCAGTGTGGAAAGACGTTTTTCCTGAAGTCAGGTCTCATCATGCATCACAGGACTCACACGGGGGAGAAGCCCTTCAAATGCAGTGAGTGTGGAAAGGCCTTTTCCCAGAAGACCCACCTCCGGAGGCACCAGAGCATGCATACCGGGGAGAAGCCCCACACATGTGCCCAGTGTGGGAAAGCCTACTTTCATAAGTTGGATCTCACCAAACACCTGCGGATTCACACTGGCGAGAAGCCCCACGTGTGTGCTCAGTGTGGGAAAGCTTTTCGAATGAAGTCCTACCTCCATGTGCATCAGAGAACACACACTGGGGAGAGGCCGTACGAGTGCAGCAGGTGTGGGAAAGCCTTTCGCCGCAAGTCGCATCTCAGCAGTCATCAGAAGACTCACCTGGGAGCTGCTCAGCATGGTGGAGactggctgtgtgtgctgcagagaGCCCCGTCTGTTCTCTAG